AAACGTCCGTACGTTTGATTGTCGATGTGGATACTTCCCGCAATTCCGTTTCGGACCTCCCCTTCCTTCCAGCCATCTCCCGCAACGAATCCTCGGTCGAACTCACTGAACGTCGATCCTTTTAACGCGTCACGGAACACATCATTAAAATGGGCGATCCGCGGCATTTGCGCAGCAGAGGCACTCATCGCCTTTAATCGTTCCGGTAACGCTGTCGCAAGATCCCATCCTTCTCCATACACCAGAATCGTTGGATCAATCGCATCGAGCGCCGAACGAACATCATTCATCGTCTCAATGTCATGAATCCCCATCAAATCAAATCGAAAGGCATCAATACGGTAGACACGAGCAAAGTACGTCAAACAGTCAACGATGAGGCGGCGCATCATGAATCGCTCGGATGCGGTATCATTTCCGACACCCGTTCCGTTCGATAGTGTCCCGTCTACTTCGTAGCGGAAATAATAACCAGGGACAAGCTGTTCGAGAGAGGAGCGTTCTCGAATGAAGACGTGATTCATGACGACATCGAATGTGACACGAATGCCTGCTTCATGGAGCCGCTCTACCATTTCCGCGTACTCTCTGACGCGAACGAGTGGTTCAACCGAACTCGCATAACTCCCAGCTAACCCGAACCAAAGCATTGGGTCGTATCCCCAGTTATACGGAGACCGCGTTCGTTCATCGGTCGTCTCAAAAAAGTGGACTGGTAGCAATTGCAGATGGGTGATCCCGAGATCCAGGAGATAATCAAGTCCCGTCGCATGACCTCGAGGAGAGCACGTCCCTCGTTCCGTCATCCCTGCGTATTGACCTGGATGACTTGAACCAGCTGAGTGATCGATCGTGAAATCACGAATATTCGCTTCGTAGATGACAGCGTCTGACGGTTTGACGAACAGAGGACGCGCGACGCGCTTCGGGAACCACTTGGAAATCGTCCGTTCGACGTCAACGATGACGCCGTATCGACCATTCTCCGATATCGCACTAGCGTACGGATCAACGACCTCCTGTGTGCCAAGGTATGTCGTCACTTCATACCGATACCAGCACTCTGCGATATCTTGTTCCAGGTGAAGATGATAGGCACCTTGCTCTTGTCGCTCCATTTCGTGCTTTCCGAGCAATCGTTCATCTTGATCGTACACGACACACATGATCCGTTCTGCGACCGGTGACCAAACAGCAAAGTGAAATGCGCCCTCTTCTTCCCAGACGCCGAGTTTCCCTTCGTAGCGGTACTTGCGCTCGAATGCTTCCGTTCGAACTAACCGATCGGGAACGACGCGGATCGATCTCCCTGCTCCGAATACCTCATATCGGCATTCTAGCTCGACCGGTTCCAGAACCGTCAATTCATAAATCACCAATTGTTCCTCACGGTGTGTCTCGACTTGCTGGATCGCAAGTGATTGTCCATCACATTCAAGCGACCAGTGGATTGACGGATTGCCTTCGACCTCGACCCGGATGCTTTGGAACGATAAGAACTCCGCCCGGATCACTGGTATCGCTACTTCTTGGTTCGTCATCTCTTTCGCAACGACAATGCCGTCGCTCCCTCCCTTACTCTTGGATTCGAGACTGTCCCTCACTTTGAATCGCCATGTGAAACGGAATCGATACCGTCTCTTTTAGGATCTTTTCACATACTCGCATCTGAAATGCCTTTGTATGTGTCGCATTCGCATTCATCCGTTGCACCCAATTCGGAAAATCGACTTTATTGACATAAGTCGTCGTCGTTTCTTTTGGAATTTGATCAAAATAACCTGAAGGGGCGAGGATGAC
This region of Exiguobacterium acetylicum DSM 20416 genomic DNA includes:
- the pulA gene encoding type I pullulanase, which translates into the protein MTNQEVAIPVIRAEFLSFQSIRVEVEGNPSIHWSLECDGQSLAIQQVETHREEQLVIYELTVLEPVELECRYEVFGAGRSIRVVPDRLVRTEAFERKYRYEGKLGVWEEEGAFHFAVWSPVAERIMCVVYDQDERLLGKHEMERQEQGAYHLHLEQDIAECWYRYEVTTYLGTQEVVDPYASAISENGRYGVIVDVERTISKWFPKRVARPLFVKPSDAVIYEANIRDFTIDHSAGSSHPGQYAGMTERGTCSPRGHATGLDYLLDLGITHLQLLPVHFFETTDERTRSPYNWGYDPMLWFGLAGSYASSVEPLVRVREYAEMVERLHEAGIRVTFDVVMNHVFIRERSSLEQLVPGYYFRYEVDGTLSNGTGVGNDTASERFMMRRLIVDCLTYFARVYRIDAFRFDLMGIHDIETMNDVRSALDAIDPTILVYGEGWDLATALPERLKAMSASAAQMPRIAHFNDVFRDALKGSTFSEFDRGFVAGDGWKEGEVRNGIAGSIHIDNQTYGRFPEPTYSINYVEAHDNHTLYDKLKLSCPGADELQLLRMSRLAQTIALFAQGIPFLHAGQEFLRTKQGVENSYNAPDEINRMDWERRDDHLSLVTYIKTILQIRRMHGGFRLHRANQIRELLHFIDLRPGVIAYELGAVHSYDAWQRTLIVYNTTREIVEVGLDHSRWNVHVQGDEASVDPLLKGVDRIQVLPLSTTIATC